TCGTCCACCGTTCGTTCATTCGAGACACAATTGTGTGACCGGATTCAATTTCTCGAGGCTCAATTATCAAACTTTAGGGGATGCTTTGTTGCCCGGCGTGTTTCACTTTGCCCGacacaattaataaaaaaacgaacacacaaaaaaattatttgtgccaaaagacaaaaaaataaaaaggaaaataagaaatcaatTTAACACCCGTTAATGCTCGAAATGACCGCGAAAAAACCCCAACAAAATTTACGCTAGTAGTAGGTTCTTATCGAATGTTTCACACCTGGTAGTCATCCGATATATCgacgagaaataaaaataaaaaaaggaaatgtatatataaaatacagtgagaaacaaaaagaggttAGTGgaactgttttgttttgctaGCGGGGGCCTGGGAGAGGCGCGGGAAGCGACCAATTCGTGACACGTCGGCCGTCTTCAGCCGGACGATGTGACAACAACTGTCCAGGTGTTTGTTTGATTGTATTTGAATGGGGAAGCCAACAGTTTGGATTCGCATTGAACTTGACGAATGTacctgttctctgctgttgtTATACCTGGTCGACATAATCGAATTTAGAGTGAATTATAATTacagagcgagagagagatatgGCGAATTGTTGacaccattttctttctttaatttcgaCCGGCGAAcgcgtttttcattttttgttttagcctTCCCGCAGCCAaaaggcaaaataaaaataaaactaaaactaaaaaattgaattctttctttcctccttATTTCACGAGGCGGTCGCACTGGCCAGACACAAAGCGAAAAATAGATGCCATCTGGTCCACTACACGGGATAACCTATCCTATACTCTTATAGTTTGCATGGGCTCGCTAGTTtggaatattctttttttccttttaccaCCGGGAAGCGTTTTATCCAGCTCACATTCACACATTTTCTCCGCCTGCAACAGTTCCCTCCCGCTGCTTTTGAAGGTGGCTAATTCCCGACAATATTCGCTAGTTTAGTTGTGCACTGCACGCATAGCCCCCTTCCTCCCTGCCCCCCTCATTCTGGTTGTTGGGGAGGGTTTTTTCGTCTTGTTTTTTTGGCTTCTGGTCTTATTTGATCTCCCCATTTCTCCGTACtgggccgccaccgccgccgctacTGCTACCACCACCTGCTTTCGCTGTTCCTCCCGtaaccgccgccgccaccaccaccaccggccACTACCACCACCCGCCCTCCGTCGCTGGCACTCACGCACGCCAGGACGACGACGGCAGTAGACGGCAACGACGACCAGTATATATAGAGGGGCCCTGTAAGGTAGAACAGCTTGCAAAGAGAAATACGACGTCACAAGACGTTGAATGGTGTTCCCTGACGGACGCACATAGTACCTCCAACGGAACCTACTACAACTCCTTCAAATAAGTCTCTGACGAGTTTGCTCCATTCCACATTCGACTGCCCAGCGCGCACAATCAAACGTGTTGCAACGGATCAAGAGTGTTCCATTCAAATCTTTTCCGCCCACTCCGCCATCGCAATTGTTGGGAGCCGATTGACTTTTCAGTGACATCAAATCGGTGGGCATCGTCACATTAGAATGAGGTAAGTGATCCATTTGATTACCGAGTGGAAATGCACACAAATATTATTAGTATGTCGAACGAAATCATTGAAGCGACGAGTGTACAACCAGTTTTGTATGCGCGCatcaattgtttgtttttttctttaccgaGTGCTGGGAGTCTGGGACTGCGGTAAACAGGGAAAAAGGGGTGACGTCGGTTAACTGGCCAACTGGCCCACATAGACCGTAGTACGTGGGATCGCTAGTGAATAGGCCCAGCAGTCGACCAGCAACAATACAATCATTGTGACTGCCGCGcaaatccctttttttctcacacGCGAACCTCGGCTGTTATTCAGTTCTTTTTGATAGAAGTACCGCAACATTACGGGAGGACCTCATAACTTTTCTCGCCTGTATTCTTTCGTATTCGTGGACTGCAGGGAAATTGTTTGACTCGATTCCTGTAAAAATAACGTCACATGTTGCCGATTGATGGAATCCGACCTATTCCGTCATCTCGTCAAGCGCGTCGCCCGGCTGACGGCCAGAAGATGAAGAGGGTGGGAGCAATGCAACGCAACGAAAATGAAGGGTTGTTGCCTTTTAATTGGCTATacacaacccaaaaaacaaaacaagtctgttgttattgttgttgtaacTCATTACGATAGCCACACcggttttctcttctctctctttctctcaagAGGAAGAATGATTCGGGGTGGACGGACGGAGAAAGGAGACAAGCGGGCGGATTAGAAATTATTCAGCGTGTCggtgaataaaacagaaaaaaagggacagcCGCTGGACACCGAACAGAAgccgagaaaaagagaaaaaacaaaaagagaactcGATCTGCTGGTATACATATTTATATGGAAATGGTGCGGTGTCGATGCGTTTTTATTCATTCGCAATTGGGAGGaggaaaaatgatgatgatgaaggcgCTCGCGACGCCCACCCGTTTCACACGGGCCGAAACGATGGCGACATTGCGGCGAGCGATTCACGTATATGTGCCCACCGTTTCCAATCGCACATTCGGAatggtttcttttctcttctagaGTAGAAATAGGAGAAAAACTCctttagaaataaataaaaagtaggTCCTGCACATCTTTCAAGCGCCTCTCCAGTCAACGGGGAAACGGCGCAAAGTGAAAGATAAGGGTTACAGTTAACGGACAAAGTAGCTGCGAGGGAGAGACAAAAATCTGTTGGCGTCCAAACATTCGCCCGACGGGAAACAACGTTCACAGGCcagagaatgaaaaagaacagAGCGGAAAGCCGTGGCTTCCGATGGCTGTCCAAATCACACGGCCGTGTCGTAAATAACAGCCGAGGACGGACAACAAACGGGGCTCTCGTTTCACTTGAATTGAAAGCGCTAAAATTTCCGTCGACGATAATATATTCACCAACTCgataatcccccccccccccaatcagGTGGTAATTCCCTTTTATTATCTCATAGTCTCtcattcctcttttcttttttcttttcttaacggTGGACCATCTTGTTGCTGTCGTGATTTGTATGTGGGTTTATGGCGACCGGCAGCGCATTCCgcgggcaacaacaacaagagcagCCGCGATGGGTCATTTGGTCCTTGTTGGCGTTGATGGGAGCGATGGCCGCAGTGGCGCAACCACCTCCCTTCCAGAAACCAGCGTTCGGCCGACTACcgtcgcagcagcagctgcaccAATCCGGACCCAAATGCGCCCTCGTCGTGCCCAAAGGCAACGGGTATGGAACAAAGAATCAAACAACTGTCAATTGGCCCCAGCATCTGTCATAATCGattttctatatttatttGTCTAGAGAAACGTGCATCAGTCAAGAGTCCATCAACCGGGCGTTCAGCAAAGCCTCAAAAGAATTCAGACTCATCGAGTCCAGGGATGGAACCAACGCCGAGCAACTGGCCGAAACTCTGCTGGAAACCAGTCGCCTCCTGGCCTTAgagtaaaaaatcaaaacaattcatttccttttttaaaaaactgtcAAACGGCGCGGGTATTTTAAAACGACGATGGTTTCGACTTGTCTGCAGGCACAAAATGGAATCCAACGAGATTCACGAGGCCTTGCCACTCATCGACGTTTTCAAGACCTCCATCGGCCGTTTTTGCTCCAAGCCACAAAAGTGTGAGGTCAAGCGGTTCCGCAGTTACGACGGCACGTGCAACAATTTAGACAATCCAAACTGGGGCGCCATCTCAGCCCCGTTCCGTCGCCTCATCCCGCCCGACTACGCCGATGGTATTTCACCAGCATTCATACAGCAGATGATTCTTTCGTGAATGCATCTTTTAATTATTGCTATGAAATAAATCCAAACGCAGACATCAGCCTGCCGCGCATTTCAGTCACCGGCGAACAGCTGCCGACGGCCCGTTACATTTCGTCGACCATCCATCGCGATCTCGGCTTTCACGATCACGCAGTCACCGTCTTCCTGCCGGCGTTCGGCCAGCTGATTGATCACGACATGGCCTCTGGAGCAGAAACTAAAGGTTCGTTTCTATTCATAACTCCCAGCAGCCATTGCAatgcccacacacacacaacgcctGTAGGCCTGATGCATAGCCAAACAAAGAAAGCGatctttatttattgattGGTTTCCGCTAGTCGCCTCATTTCTCGCTTGTCGGTTCGCGTTGCTCTAATTATCGATACTTAATGGCACGTACTCACTCGACCGTACGAGGGAGACTGTGCACACTGTTTGGCAGTGGTTGGGGGGGATGGTTGCGCAATCGCCAATAGTGATTCCATCTTGTGATGATTCAAGTGCTTCCAATCGCATCGGTTTGGGAAACTTTCTCAACCCCGGCCATCCATGTCCAGTTCACATTGGCCTCCTATCGACTATGGACCGCGCCCAAATTTGGGAAGATGGGATTTCGTTACCACATACACTCAAGAGTCTAATCTCAGAGAGATTGtaatttgagagagaaaacccccccgaatgaaaaagtagaaaagactattaaattttgattaatgcaatcaaataaaaaatgaaagggaGATCCAACCTAAAAACATAACAGGGATGTTGCATTGTCTCTTTTTATCCGACCTTGCTAATCGCCCAGAAAGCCAAATTCACTTCAAGGTCGTCGTCCGTCTAACTCGAATTCAAAGCAGATATCATTCGAGCTGGCACGGGTAGCCGCACATCAGCAAGTCAATTCGATTGCATCAGATCGACGACGTCTGCATTGTTTCCCAATCATTTCCCACCTGTTTTGCTATTCCAAACTCGTCCAGAATTCCCCACCCCGATTATAAATGGGGAAAGGGAAGGCCATTTAAATGGGGCTGGGCTGGGCAGGATTGTTTATGGACAACGAGGTGAAATGAGACAAATGTGGCAACTTTTAAGTCCCTTTCGTAAGCCGAGCTCTTGAGTGAATGTCATAAGACATTCACTTGGCTTGATGCAATCgataaatgattttaaaaacgaCCTCTGCGCCAACCAACCCACAAGTCCCAAactcatttgaattgattgaaatcTTTCAGATCCCAGGACGAACGCCGAGCCCAAATGCTGCGACGTGTCTCCCGATCGACGCCACCCGGCCTGCTGGCCCATCGACATCCCGGCCAATGATCCCTTCTACTCTCTGTTCGGACGGCGTTGCCTGGAATTCGTCCGATCGGCCACCGGATTGAAAGACAAATGCAAACTGGGATCGCGCAGCACCTTCAACACCGTCACCAGCTTCCTGGACGCCAGTTTCGTCTACGGAACGGCCAAAGACACGGCGCACAAGTTGCGCACCTTCCGCGGCGGATGGCTCAACAGCAACACGGCCCTGCGCAATTTGGGGCTCAAGGAACTTTTGCCGCCCAGGACCGAGAATCCCGACGACAACTGCAAGCGGCCCAGTCGGGATCTCTACTGCTTCGAGGCCGGCGACGGCCGAGTCAACCAGCAGGTCATGTTGGTCACCCTGCACACCGTTTTCTTGCGAGAACACAACAGGATCGCGGCCCAGTTGGGTAAAATCAATCCTCACTGGGATGACGAACGACTCTTCCAGGTTTGACTCGAACTTATTCAATAagtattcaaaataaaaataaaataatgattttgattttcccaATAGGAAACGCGACACATCATCGCCGCTTACATCCAACAAATCACCTACAACGAATTCTTGCCCATGGTCCTGGGTAAGGACATTATGGAAGACTACGGACTCCTCCTCGACAGAGACGtaaatcaattattatttcagaCATCAATCAAACCAACGacagcatttaaaaaaaataactgtttAACTCACGAAACTGCAGGGTTTGTCGTCGGAATACAACCCGAAAACCAATCCCAATCTGCCCGTTTCGTTCTTTGCGGCCGCCTTCCGCTTTGGTCACTCGGTCATTCCGTCCCAGATTGAACAGTGGAGTGTCACCCACAAGCACATCGGTTCCAGGAGACTCAGCGAGCTGTTCAACCGACCGTTCGACACCTATCAAGGCGGAGTCATCGATCGCTACATCGCCGGTTTCATGAATCAAGTGGCCCAGGCTGTCGACGACGCCGTGACAGAGGAATTGACCAATCATTTGTTCGCCGAGCCGCTCAAGAGTTTCGGCACCGATTTGGCCGCGCTCAACATGCAACGAGGCAGAGATCACGGCGTTCCGTCTTACAACGCCTACCGAGGATTCTGTGGGCTCCGTCGCGCCAGACACTGGAACGATTTGGCCGGATCATTTACCAACGAAACGCTGCAAAAATACTCGAAGACTTACGCCACCCCTGACGACATTGACCTGTGGACGGCCGGCATCTCAGAACGACCTCTGCCCGGCAGTATGGTCGGCCCAATTTTCGGTTGCATCATGGGAGAAACGTTCAAAAACTTGCGCTATGGCGATCGGTTCTGGTACGAGAACGGCGGCTTGCCCAATTCATTCACGCTAGGTATATCAATTTAAATTCCAATCAAATGACGACCGAAAGAGTCACGTTTCGAATTTGTCACGCAGATCAAGTCAACGAGATTCGCAAAATTAAATTGTCCAGACTTTTGTGCGACAACGGCGATCGCATCGAAACCGCCCAAGTCTACGCCATGGTCCTGCCCGATCCTCAAATGTAAGTGAATTTAAACCTTTCCAAAAAAATCGACGAATGGGGAAAAATGGCGTTTGAATTCTGGCgcgttttttttccaaactcaGTCGACAGCGCCATCTGTTAGTCAAAATACAAGTAGCGCCGAAATGGCGGAAAATCGGAAATTTGGAAAATCGGAAAAGAAGGCGACATATCAAACGGGAAAAAAGTAAACTTTCCTGCAGACATTAAATAGATGCGCAATAATATGTGGGTTTTCAAAGCTTTCTCTCGAGACTAGAGGATCTCGCCGACTAGCACCAAGGTTGAGCACAACAAAGTgttgagaggaaaaaaaaccaataaaCTCTTTTTGGCCAAAGACCATTACTCCTTGGGGTAAGGCCAGACCATAGGGGGGAAATCCCCCAGCATGTATACATAACAAACCCcctgaataaaacaaaagcccAAAACATCaccaaaccaaaataaaagggaaatctGTTGGCGAAAGGTTCGAATCTTCTGTCGTCGCATCATCACAAGGCACATGCAAGTCTAATCGACCAGCGTGATGATCAAAATCGATCCATCAGCAGAATACTTTCCCCTTAAAAATGAAAGCCTTAAGCTCATGGCTtgaatcaaaatatttaaaaaagaagaagaagaagaaaagaaaaatccaaattgaaaacttgttttttctatcgaaGCCAAATCGAACGGGATCCATCCACGTTGAAACCGAACGTTGTTGGAAAATGTAGCCCAAGATATAGCGAAAGTGAAACAGCATAAAAACTTAAGAAGTGATAAGGCATCTAATGGCGACGcccaataaaaaacaaaacgccATTGGATTAGATCGGGGATTTTGTCTGTCCAGCGATATTGGCAAGGCCGTGAATGTTAGAACGTCACAGTCGGATGTGGGCGACGAATTACAACAACgggatttgatttaaaaaaaggaaaaaaaaaaaaaacccaataaCGTGGGCTTTTTCAACTTGGGAAAGAACACAAAAATGTAGCCCAAATCGAAATAAGcatagcagcagcggcggcggcagcaacCGCTGGGTCTGTATTGCGTCACGGGTGCTGCACGCACGAAATGTGTGCTACTGAACTATAGCCAACAGCACGAATAGCCTTGAAAATTTTATATGGCGTCAGTCTCTGCCTTATTAGTCGCGTCTCAATttcgttttctgttttttcgttcttttatCTCCCATTTGGCGATCAGTTGACGACCGCggctatttcatttttcaagaaaatctCATATCGTAAAACAATAAGATTTCCAGTCCAACCCTCCTCCAGAGTGTTACGTAAGAGTAACCATGTATGGCTCCcctcccctcctttttttctttgtcagcTCTGATTTTCATTCCAATCTCGTAcatttttgacaaaaagtaaatcccttttttcttaaatcttGTGTTTCGTAGTAATCCTCGCGTGCCTTGCAAAAGTTCCGTCCTGCCTCGTTTGAACTTGGAATTATGGCGGGAATCGAAAGGGAAACCCAATGTCAAGAATCCGCAATTTGCACCAGGACCGCCCAATTCTTTCCCCGGAGGCTTCAACAACgtgagtacacacacacaactgtgCACTCTTCTTTTGTGCTTTAAAGATAGTGATTAGTCGCTATATTAATAGCATGGTCTTGACGTCATTTTCTCACGGACAAATTTCACATTTCTCAGGTGCCATCGTTCAACGACCCGCGGCCGTTTTTCAATTAATCGACAAAATCAACACGCAGGGGCGGAGGGAGAGCGTTCAATCAACGGGGCAAACAAACCAACAGCaaacgaaaaaggaaaatgtgtcAAGTGAAACCAATCTCCAGCTCCTTCATCGCCACATCATTATCATCAGAGCCATCGAGTATATACAAGTAATCAATTCAGAAAAGACCAACACCAAATTAAGAATGATGTTGATTAAAGTTTAaaaacagaacaaaaaaactcataaaaacaaaataaaaaaaattgaggccGACGGATTGAGTCGAACGAAACCGTTTAAAATTGCAGTTTCGTACAATTCAAGTTTGTTTGATTATTATCgtgaatgaattaatttttaaatagcaaATATTATCTTTGATACTTTATTCTCAAAAGTTCTTGATTGTTTTCCTGTCCACGGGTCGCCCAacccattttgtttcaatCCCGTTTCAACAACCAAAACCGCaatcttttttcccattcattTCTTCGATTTCTGTTCCGTTTTcctgatttttatttcgaatcTCGTTCCTCTTctactttttgttgttttcccgttAACTTTCCCTCAGATGCAATtcccaattcaaattcaagcaAACTCGAACTTTAAACGAACCCGAGTGCTGTCCTGAAAACTACACATGCGCCAGTCAATTGTGCTGTTGACACACAATTGGGCCGCTGCTACCATCACTTCCCACCCAGTTTACGCTGTCGTATCCCCCTTCTAGCGCTCATTATTCGGCCTCAGCTCACAATGCCCAACATTTCCAGTTTGTGTTCCGTTTTGACATTTCTTTTATGGAACGGGGAGGGCTGGGCTTGCCGCCGATGTCaatcgaattaaaaaaaacgggatTTCGCAGAGGAATTTaactcatttaaaaaaaggtaaaaaacatTTACGACTCACGTAACTGATGGGGAAAAAAGCCATTCTCTCTCCTTAttccataaattttttttttctgtataaatttttctgaaatgatttCGGTTCTGAAAtggaggatttttttatttaaaacgtTTTCGTgtgttgtttctttctctatCATTCTCTCTTTACGCTagcggcaaaagaaaaaaaaagatgacggaTTTGTCTGGCTGTTTTCTCGTTACAACTTCTCCCTTTTGACTTTTGTTTCGCGCGTCTAACCGTCTCCACTGTAATCTCTGTTCGTCTGGATGAGagcaaaagaatgaaaaagaaaataacaaaacaatatACATGCATATTATATGACGAAAATTATCATCATTATCATCGCAGCAGTAAGTCATCGCTATAATTACAGTCGTCTTGCGTAACCTTAGAACAAAAGTTACCAAAcctccatgtgtgtgtgtttatacgGAGGACTACGCAATCATCCATTCAAGACCATTTTCGAGGTTTGTTTATCAGCCAcattttttcgccttttttgtcgaataaaagaagaaaaaaaaaagcccgaAAAATGTTGGAGTGAGTAAATTGTTACACATCACCCTGTGGGTTATCTGACGGTGCAAGGTGAGAGAGAAGCCACGAACAATGATTAGTAATTGTATGCGTATGCGTACATAGACAAGAGAAAGACCCAAAAATTAGAGTGCGAGGgttgtttcattttgtgttacaagaaacgaaaaaaacaaaaaaaaaaggcagaaaCCCCAAATCAAACAATCATCCATCGAGGTCGTTTGCCAATTGAGAAAGGCACGCGGCACAGcagcagacacaaaagtgcaacagagagagagagagacagacagaCGGAGCAAGCCAACAGGTTTCGGGGCCGTTTGGGAAGGTAAAAGTTGACCCATACTATATTGCCATTACTTGAATTGACTCGACTTcaatacaacaaaaaataaggcTAATACTAGAATAATAGTAACAGGCGCAAACGTatcgtttcaaaaaattctgataaaacatttttttttaaaggatgcTGCTCGATAAGGGATGTTTGCCACACGAtacatttctaaaaataaaagaaatgttgaCGCCAAAGACAAGATAGCACCGAAAAAGGCTCATTTTAAaagatggaaagaagaagataattaaTTTCGACGACGACAATTTTATCGCCATCTTCCAAATGGATTCGTACCCAGTACATTTGTCTTGCACGGCAGCCGGCCAATAAGAAGACTGTCCCTATTCCAAAGTTCCTAAAAGTGATGGCTGATGGCAAGGACCACTATAGTGACTGAGCGCTGGCCAGTGTGtactttctcttttatttattccccACGTCCCAAAGTCTCC
Above is a genomic segment from Daphnia pulicaria isolate SC F1-1A chromosome 8, SC_F0-13Bv2, whole genome shotgun sequence containing:
- the LOC124310975 gene encoding peroxidase-like; amino-acid sequence: MSAFRGQQQQEQPRWVIWSLLALMGAMAAVAQPPPFQKPAFGRLPSQQQLHQSGPKCALVVPKGNGETCISQESINRAFSKASKEFRLIESRDGTNAEQLAETLLETSRLLALEHKMESNEIHEALPLIDVFKTSIGRFCSKPQKCEVKRFRSYDGTCNNLDNPNWGAISAPFRRLIPPDYADDISLPRISVTGEQLPTARYISSTIHRDLGFHDHAVTVFLPAFGQLIDHDMASGAETKDPRTNAEPKCCDVSPDRRHPACWPIDIPANDPFYSLFGRRCLEFVRSATGLKDKCKLGSRSTFNTVTSFLDASFVYGTAKDTAHKLRTFRGGWLNSNTALRNLGLKELLPPRTENPDDNCKRPSRDLYCFEAGDGRVNQQVMLVTLHTVFLREHNRIAAQLGKINPHWDDERLFQETRHIIAAYIQQITYNEFLPMVLGKDIMEDYGLLLDRDGLSSEYNPKTNPNLPVSFFAAAFRFGHSVIPSQIEQWSVTHKHIGSRRLSELFNRPFDTYQGGVIDRYIAGFMNQVAQAVDDAVTEELTNHLFAEPLKSFGTDLAALNMQRGRDHGVPSYNAYRGFCGLRRARHWNDLAGSFTNETLQKYSKTYATPDDIDLWTAGISERPLPGSMVGPIFGCIMGETFKNLRYGDRFWYENGGLPNSFTLDQVNEIRKIKLSRLLCDNGDRIETAQVYAMVLPDPQINPRVPCKSSVLPRLNLELWRESKGKPNVKNPQFAPGPPNSFPGGFNNVPSFNDPRPFFN